A region from the Silene latifolia isolate original U9 population chromosome 7, ASM4854445v1, whole genome shotgun sequence genome encodes:
- the LOC141590761 gene encoding uncharacterized protein LOC141590761, with protein MNSKFVKCPVFDGTDYGWWKNRMMHFIQGTDYECWVFIENGPLAITTTNANGVSSAKAPKDYTSDDYKKAEKNARAISLLQSGIGESETSRIAGCKTAKQIWDSLALAYEGTVQVKKQRIDLLMQQYESFRMHED; from the coding sequence atGAATTCCAAATTTGTCAAATGTCCTGTCTTTGATGGCACGGACTATGGCTGGTGGAAAAATCGTATGATGCATTTCATACAAGGAACAGATTACGAATGTTGGGTATTCATCGAAAATGGTCCTCTAGCTATCACTACCACCAATGCTAATGGTGTGTCTAGTGCAAAAGCGCCCAAGGACTACACATCCGATGATTACAAAAAGGCGGAGAAGAATGCTAGGGCCATATCACTCCTGCAATCCGGAATTGGCGAATCAGAAACTAGTCGGATTGCAGGATGTAAAACGGCCAAACAAATATGGGATAGTCTAGCACTAGCCTATGAGGGGACCGTGCAAGTAAAGAAACAACGTATTGATCTCTTAATGCAACAATACGAATCCTTTAGAATGCACGAGGATTAA